Proteins found in one Streptomyces sp. CB09001 genomic segment:
- a CDS encoding ABC transporter permease: MTAFSGTLTLLNRNLREGLRSPVIAFVFPVLFPLFLITLVASSYERMAFIPGFPVTPYAAYMAPGLLLFTGMMGSGYSATALVLDAQSGFLDRLRLQPVRPSALLLSRLLFDAIRVVPAGLVVLGVSVLLGARVDTGAAGVVLLLLLSSLWSVAYGGIFYVVALRTRNPQAPLAMAPLSVLLLFASPAAAPPYLLQSWLATLTTWNPFTYVIEGIRALMTGPESGTVTEALLKAVAVLVGLTVVTQIFVVPSFTRLVGD, from the coding sequence ATGACCGCGTTCTCCGGCACCCTCACCCTGCTCAACCGCAATCTCCGCGAGGGCCTGCGCAGCCCCGTGATCGCCTTCGTCTTCCCCGTCCTCTTCCCGCTGTTCCTCATCACCCTCGTGGCGTCCAGCTACGAGCGCATGGCCTTCATCCCCGGCTTCCCCGTCACCCCCTACGCCGCCTACATGGCGCCCGGCCTGCTGCTGTTCACCGGCATGATGGGCTCCGGCTACTCGGCCACCGCTCTGGTCCTCGACGCGCAGAGCGGCTTCCTCGACCGGCTGCGGCTCCAGCCCGTGCGCCCCTCGGCCCTGCTGCTGTCCAGGCTGCTGTTCGACGCCATCCGGGTGGTGCCGGCCGGCCTCGTGGTCCTCGGCGTCAGCGTGCTGCTCGGCGCCCGCGTCGACACGGGTGCGGCGGGCGTCGTCCTGCTCCTTCTGCTCTCCTCCCTCTGGTCGGTCGCCTACGGCGGGATCTTCTACGTCGTCGCGCTGCGCACGCGCAATCCGCAGGCGCCGCTGGCCATGGCGCCGCTGTCGGTGCTGCTGCTCTTCGCCAGCCCCGCGGCGGCCCCGCCGTACCTCTTGCAGTCATGGCTGGCCACGCTCACCACATGGAATCCGTTCACCTACGTCATCGAGGGCATCCGCGCCCTGATGACGGGCCCGGAGAGCGGCACCGTCACCGAGGCGCTGCTGAAGGCCGTGGCGGTGCTCGTCGGACTCACCGTCGTGACCCAGATCTTCGTCGTCCCGTCCTTCACCCGCCTGGTGGGCGACTGA
- a CDS encoding alpha/beta fold hydrolase, giving the protein MLLYCFPHAGGADSPYRSWGDRLAPVEVRVLGRGARLPGRAATTPDSVAALAEACADHLAAERRPYAFLGHSLGALIAFETARVLRARGGPGPAVLIATGHVAPHLPSPGRKLAELPTPEFWAEVCALGGTAPELLDHAALREAAEPGLRAEFRASENYRYTPGRPLDCRIVALAGTDDDRAPADQCAPWRLHTTGSFAQHTVPGGHFFVADNPEPVLRTVREEAAAPAR; this is encoded by the coding sequence ATGCTGTTGTACTGCTTCCCCCATGCCGGCGGTGCCGACTCCCCGTACCGTTCGTGGGGCGACCGGCTCGCCCCGGTGGAGGTGCGGGTCCTCGGCCGCGGCGCCCGCCTTCCCGGGCGGGCGGCCACGACGCCGGACTCGGTGGCCGCACTGGCCGAGGCGTGCGCCGACCACCTGGCGGCCGAGCGCCGCCCCTACGCTTTCCTCGGCCACAGCCTCGGCGCGCTGATCGCCTTCGAAACAGCCCGGGTCCTGCGAGCCCGCGGCGGCCCGGGCCCGGCGGTGCTGATCGCCACGGGCCATGTGGCACCCCATCTGCCGTCGCCGGGACGAAAGCTGGCCGAGCTGCCCACGCCCGAGTTCTGGGCGGAGGTGTGCGCGCTCGGCGGGACCGCGCCGGAGCTCCTCGACCACGCCGCGCTGCGCGAGGCGGCCGAGCCCGGCCTGCGGGCGGAGTTCCGCGCCTCCGAGAACTACCGGTACACCCCCGGACGCCCCCTGGACTGCCGGATCGTGGCCCTGGCCGGCACCGACGACGACCGGGCGCCCGCCGACCAGTGCGCCCCCTGGCGGCTGCACACCACGGGCAGCTTCGCCCAGCACACCGTGCCCGGCGGCCACTTCTTCGTCGCGGACAATCCCGAGCCCGTACTGCGGACGGTGCGCGAGGAGGCCGCCGCACCGGCACGGTGA
- a CDS encoding non-ribosomal peptide synthetase produces MHPTSNGNAGTRSLDRGTLLALSPADRMRDISAYLRDCHRRITGREAPADLDTSVFLESLQATELQITIEAELNVSVPLTELVAMPSLRALAEAVDQALVSASEAPLAETERELTLRPDVAGWGEPFGLTDVQHAYWLGRSGLFELGDVSTHVYLELESSDFDPVRASVVLGRLVARHGMLRGVVRGDGRQQVLGDVGVVEVGFEDVSGLSVGEVEGALAAVRGRLSHEVRPAGEWPLFEVCALRLPGGVTRVHVSVDMLVADAASVRILLSEWGELYADPECVLPPIDVSFRDYVLAVGAAGEDEGAREYWLSRLDTLPAAPELPTVSRAPGGPTRFVRRTHQLSDDRWRSLKRAAQARGVTPSALLCAAYAEALALWAKEPRFTLNVTIGDRLPLHPHVDRLIGDFTNLVLLEVDTESADTFVGRAGNVQRRLWEDLEHRGYGGVLLLRDLARRHGPERAAMPVVFTSVLGRCMPGGSPADPLPGLGHVVSAVSQTPQVHLDCQVVEVADGLSVSWDAVEALFPEGVLDEAFAGFVALVESLADGEDVWEAACPVEVPAEHAAVVAAVNATERKLPEGLLHEPFFERAALAPDAPAVIWSSGRMSYGELARHAGRVADRLGELGVRPGERVVVSMRKGWEQVAAVLGVLRAGGVYVPVDPTLPAERVGYLVEHTEARVVLTQPGLVEGPWPSGVPVVGVDDTDAEPRGHSGERAVTDLAYVIFTSGSTGVPKGVMIDHRGARNTLEDINERVGLGARDRVLAVSSLSFDLSVWDVFGTLAAGAALVIPDAGSDRDPGHWSELADQHGVTVWNSVPALFELFTEYRARVEPREGLRCAMLSGDWIPLSLPERAWGVFPGVRLLSLGGATEASVWSIHHPIAEVDPEWSSIPYGTALANQSVHVLDGRMRTRPAYATGGIYIGGVGTALGYWKDAEKSGRSFVVHPRSGERLYRTGDLGRFWPDGTIEFLGREDQQVKINGYRIELGEIDAALTAHPRVDGAVTITDSVGQGGKRLVSYVTLDADVEIEELREWLRSKIPAYMVPPVVVVLDEIPLSGNGKVDRKALPAPDRGDSAAVYTPPASPVEHALVEVWTELLNPSQPLSTGANLFELGADSLLALRATAAADRHGLRLQLADVFTHPTITQQALVVQAAKAVETTRIEPDVAGWGEPFGLTDVQHAYWLGRSGLFELGDVSTHVYLELESSDFDPVRASVVLGRLVARHGMLRGVVRGDGRQQVLGDVGVVEVGFEDVSGLSVGEVEGALAAVRGRLSHEVRPAGEWPLFEVCALRLPGGVTRVHVSVDMLVADAASVRILLSEWGELYADPECVLPPIDVSFRDYVLAVGAAGEDEGAREYWLSRLDTLPAAPELPVLAPRPGEPTRFVRRTHTVSRERWTRLKDRAQARGVTPSALLCAAYAEALALWAKEPRFTLNVTIGDRLPLHPHVDRLIGDFTNLVLLEADTAADGSFADRAEALQRQLFRDMEHRAFGGIRVIRELARVHGPARASMPVVFTSVLGHDMPGGDDGVLPGLGRLLGGVSQTPQVHLDCQVLEIAGELMISWDAVEALFPEGVLDAAFDAYARLAEALADGEDVWEAACPVEVPAEHAAVVAAVNATERKLPEGLLHEPFFERAALAPDAPAVIWSSGRLTYGELAGRACRVAEQLGELGVRPGERVVVSMRKGWEQVAAVLGVLRAGGVYVPVDPTLPAERVGYLVEHTEARVVLTQPGLVEGPWPSGVPVVGVDDTDAEPRGHMGRRTPADLAYVIFTSGSTGVPKGVMIDHRGARNTLEDINERVGLGARDRVLAVSSLSFDLSVWDVFGTLAAGAALVIPDAGSDRDPGHWSELADQHGVTVWNSVPALFELFTEYRAATEPHAGLRCALLSGDWIPLSLPERAWGVFPGVRLLSLGGATEASVWSIHHPIAEVDPEWSSIPYGTALANQSVHVLDGRMRTRPAYATGGIYIGGVGTALGYWKDAEKSGRSFVVHPRSGERLYRTGDLGRFWPDGTIEFLGREDQQVKINGYRIELGEIDAALTAHPRVDGAVTITDSVGQGGKRLVSYVTLDADVEIEELREWLRSKIPAYMVPPVVVVLDEIPLSGNGKVDRKALPAPDRGDSAAVYTPPASPVEHALVEVWTELLNPSQPLSTGANLFELGADSLLALRATAAADRHGLRLQLADVFTHPTITQQALAADSVSVGATQDDPVGPAGMTPSQHWFLSQDLPRRQHWNDASFLLALQRPLDTAVLARALERVLGHHDALRLRFVRGADGGWAARVAPHDGTEEELPFTVHDLSHLDSRAQKKQSVEISDRLQASLDLGHGPLLRMAYFDMGDRPHCVLFLAHWLAVDHYSGRIVLEDLLGCYADLEAGGEGLLPPRTTSFRAWTRGLAEYANGEEVTAEAAHWASDARRNATPVPVDRTEGPNSLESLENVTVRVDRKVTDALVHLLPRHIRADLSEVLCSAALRALHTTYPKLDGTARTLIDLERHGRDLPVPGTNVSRTVGRFSTLVPVLFAYDPALPADEALRRTRDQVDAQPARGAGHGLLTHLSVRPEAEAVRGLPAASLGVNYLGQVDEVFLRSDLLSVPRMAYGSQRSDVGTRFRLIDLIGFVVAGRLNLTVGFSANRHSAATRETFTAALVDELTELAAWVRWLEG; encoded by the coding sequence GTGCACCCGACCAGCAACGGCAACGCCGGCACGCGCTCCCTCGACCGCGGCACCCTGCTCGCCCTCTCACCGGCCGACCGGATGCGGGACATCAGCGCCTACCTGCGGGACTGCCACCGCCGGATCACCGGCCGGGAGGCACCCGCCGACCTCGACACCTCCGTGTTCCTGGAATCCCTCCAGGCCACCGAACTGCAGATCACGATCGAGGCCGAGCTGAACGTGTCCGTCCCGCTCACCGAACTCGTCGCCATGCCCAGTCTCCGCGCCCTCGCCGAGGCCGTCGACCAGGCCCTCGTCTCCGCCTCCGAGGCACCTCTCGCCGAGACCGAGAGGGAGCTGACTTTGCGTCCGGATGTGGCGGGGTGGGGTGAGCCGTTCGGGCTGACGGATGTGCAGCATGCGTATTGGCTGGGGCGGTCGGGGTTGTTCGAGTTGGGTGATGTGTCGACGCATGTGTATCTGGAGTTGGAGTCGTCGGATTTTGATCCGGTGCGTGCGTCGGTGGTGTTGGGGCGTTTGGTGGCGCGGCATGGAATGTTGCGTGGGGTGGTGCGGGGTGATGGTCGTCAGCAGGTGTTGGGTGATGTGGGGGTGGTGGAGGTTGGTTTCGAGGATGTGAGTGGTTTGTCGGTGGGGGAGGTGGAGGGGGCGTTGGCTGCGGTGCGGGGGCGGTTGTCGCATGAGGTGCGGCCGGCGGGGGAGTGGCCGTTGTTCGAGGTGTGTGCGTTGCGTTTGCCGGGTGGGGTGACGCGGGTGCATGTGAGTGTGGACATGTTGGTGGCGGATGCGGCGTCGGTGCGGATTCTGTTGTCGGAGTGGGGGGAGTTGTATGCGGATCCGGAGTGTGTGTTGCCGCCGATCGATGTGTCGTTCCGGGACTATGTCCTGGCTGTGGGGGCCGCGGGGGAGGACGAGGGGGCTCGGGAGTACTGGCTGTCGCGGTTGGACACCCTGCCGGCCGCACCCGAACTGCCCACCGTGTCGCGGGCACCGGGCGGCCCGACCCGGTTCGTACGGCGGACGCACCAGCTCTCGGACGACCGCTGGCGGTCGCTGAAGCGGGCGGCGCAGGCGCGGGGTGTGACGCCGTCGGCGTTGCTGTGCGCGGCGTACGCGGAGGCGCTGGCGTTGTGGGCGAAGGAGCCGCGGTTCACGCTGAACGTGACGATCGGCGACCGGCTGCCGCTGCACCCGCACGTCGACCGGCTGATCGGCGACTTCACCAACCTCGTCCTGCTCGAGGTGGACACGGAGTCCGCCGACACCTTCGTCGGCCGTGCCGGGAACGTGCAGCGCCGCCTGTGGGAGGACCTCGAACACCGCGGCTACGGCGGCGTCCTGCTGCTGCGGGACCTCGCCCGGCGGCACGGCCCCGAGCGGGCCGCCATGCCCGTCGTCTTCACCAGCGTCCTCGGCCGCTGCATGCCGGGCGGCTCGCCCGCCGACCCGCTGCCCGGCCTGGGCCACGTGGTGTCTGCCGTGTCGCAGACACCGCAGGTCCACCTGGACTGCCAGGTGGTGGAGGTCGCCGACGGGCTCTCGGTGAGCTGGGACGCGGTGGAGGCCTTGTTCCCCGAAGGCGTCCTGGACGAGGCGTTCGCGGGTTTCGTGGCCCTGGTGGAGAGCCTCGCGGATGGCGAGGACGTCTGGGAGGCGGCGTGTCCGGTGGAGGTGCCGGCGGAGCACGCGGCGGTGGTGGCGGCGGTGAACGCGACGGAGCGGAAGCTGCCCGAGGGGCTGCTGCACGAGCCGTTCTTCGAGCGGGCCGCGCTCGCGCCCGACGCACCGGCGGTGATCTGGTCGTCGGGGCGAATGTCCTATGGGGAGTTGGCGCGGCACGCGGGCCGGGTGGCGGACCGGCTGGGGGAGTTGGGGGTGCGGCCGGGTGAGCGGGTCGTGGTGTCGATGCGGAAGGGCTGGGAACAGGTCGCGGCCGTGCTGGGTGTGTTGCGGGCGGGTGGTGTGTATGTGCCCGTGGACCCGACGTTGCCCGCGGAGCGGGTCGGTTATCTGGTGGAGCACACCGAGGCGCGGGTGGTGTTGACTCAGCCGGGGCTGGTGGAGGGGCCGTGGCCGTCGGGTGTTCCGGTGGTCGGGGTGGACGACACCGATGCCGAGCCGCGCGGCCACAGCGGTGAGCGGGCGGTCACGGATCTGGCGTATGTGATCTTCACGTCGGGTTCGACGGGTGTGCCGAAGGGGGTGATGATCGACCACCGGGGGGCGCGGAACACGCTGGAGGACATCAACGAGCGGGTCGGACTGGGGGCCCGGGACCGGGTGCTGGCGGTGTCGAGCCTGAGTTTCGACCTGTCGGTGTGGGACGTGTTCGGCACTCTGGCGGCGGGCGCGGCCCTGGTGATTCCCGACGCCGGGTCCGACCGTGATCCGGGGCACTGGAGCGAGCTGGCCGACCAGCACGGCGTGACCGTCTGGAACTCGGTTCCGGCCCTGTTCGAGCTGTTCACCGAGTACCGGGCACGGGTGGAGCCGCGGGAGGGCCTGCGTTGCGCGATGTTGTCGGGTGACTGGATTCCCTTGTCGTTGCCGGAGCGGGCGTGGGGGGTGTTCCCGGGGGTCCGGCTGTTGAGTCTGGGTGGGGCGACGGAGGCGTCGGTGTGGTCGATCCACCATCCGATCGCGGAAGTGGACCCGGAGTGGTCGAGCATCCCGTACGGGACGGCGTTGGCGAACCAGTCGGTGCATGTGCTGGACGGCCGGATGCGGACCCGGCCGGCGTATGCGACCGGTGGGATCTACATCGGTGGCGTGGGGACGGCGTTGGGGTACTGGAAGGACGCGGAGAAGTCCGGGCGTTCCTTCGTGGTGCATCCGCGGAGCGGGGAGCGGTTGTACCGGACGGGGGACCTGGGGCGGTTCTGGCCGGACGGGACGATCGAGTTTTTGGGGCGGGAGGACCAGCAGGTCAAGATCAACGGGTATCGCATCGAGCTGGGCGAGATCGACGCGGCGCTGACCGCACACCCCCGCGTCGATGGCGCGGTCACGATCACCGACAGTGTGGGGCAGGGCGGGAAGCGGCTGGTGTCCTACGTGACGCTCGACGCGGACGTCGAGATCGAGGAGCTGCGGGAGTGGCTGCGGTCGAAGATCCCCGCCTACATGGTGCCGCCGGTCGTGGTGGTGCTGGACGAGATCCCGCTCAGCGGCAACGGCAAGGTCGACCGCAAGGCGCTTCCGGCGCCGGACCGGGGTGACTCGGCGGCCGTCTACACTCCGCCGGCGAGCCCTGTCGAGCACGCGCTGGTGGAGGTGTGGACGGAACTGCTCAACCCGTCCCAGCCGCTGTCGACCGGCGCCAACCTCTTCGAACTCGGCGCCGACTCCCTGCTCGCCCTGCGCGCCACCGCCGCGGCCGACCGGCACGGCCTGCGCCTCCAGCTCGCCGACGTCTTCACCCACCCCACCATCACCCAGCAGGCCCTCGTCGTGCAGGCCGCCAAAGCGGTGGAGACCACCCGCATCGAGCCCGATGTGGCGGGGTGGGGTGAGCCGTTCGGGCTGACGGATGTGCAGCATGCGTATTGGCTGGGGCGGTCGGGGTTGTTCGAGTTGGGTGATGTGTCGACGCATGTGTATCTGGAGTTGGAGTCGTCGGATTTTGATCCGGTGCGTGCGTCGGTGGTGTTGGGGCGTTTGGTGGCGCGGCATGGGATGTTGCGTGGGGTGGTGCGGGGTGATGGTCGTCAGCAGGTGTTGGGTGATGTGGGGGTGGTGGAGGTTGGTTTTGAGGATGTGAGTGGTTTGTCGGTGGGGGAGGTGGAGGGGGCGTTGGCTGCGGTGCGGGGGCGGTTGTCGCATGAGGTGCGGCCGGCGGGGGAGTGGCCGTTGTTCGAGGTGTGTGCGTTGCGTTTGCCGGGTGGGGTGACGCGGGTGCATGTGAGTGTGGACATGTTGGTGGCGGATGCGGCGTCGGTGCGGATTCTGTTGTCGGAGTGGGGGGAGTTGTATGCGGATCCGGAGTGTGTGTTGCCGCCGATCGATGTGTCGTTCCGGGACTATGTCCTGGCGGTGGGGGCCGCGGGGGAGGACGAGGGGGCTCGGGAGTACTGGCTGTCGCGGTTGGACACCCTGCCGGCCGCACCCGAGCTACCGGTCCTCGCACCCCGTCCCGGCGAGCCGACGCGGTTCGTACGCCGCACGCACACCGTGTCCCGTGAACGCTGGACCCGGCTCAAGGACCGTGCGCAGGCGCGGGGTGTGACGCCGTCGGCGTTGCTGTGCGCGGCGTACGCGGAGGCGCTGGCGTTGTGGGCGAAGGAGCCGCGGTTCACGCTGAACGTGACGATCGGCGACCGGCTGCCGCTGCACCCGCACGTCGACCGGCTGATCGGCGACTTCACCAACCTCGTCCTCCTGGAGGCGGACACCGCTGCCGACGGCTCGTTCGCGGACCGTGCGGAGGCTCTCCAGCGGCAGCTCTTCCGGGACATGGAGCACCGGGCCTTCGGCGGCATCCGGGTGATCCGCGAGCTGGCGCGGGTGCACGGGCCCGCCCGCGCTTCGATGCCCGTCGTGTTCACGAGCGTCCTCGGCCACGACATGCCGGGCGGTGACGACGGAGTGCTCCCCGGCCTGGGCAGGCTCCTCGGTGGCGTTTCCCAGACGCCGCAGGTCCACCTCGACTGCCAGGTCCTGGAGATCGCCGGGGAACTCATGATCAGCTGGGACGCGGTGGAGGCGCTGTTCCCGGAGGGTGTGCTGGACGCGGCCTTCGACGCGTACGCGCGCCTTGCCGAGGCCCTCGCGGATGGCGAGGACGTCTGGGAGGCGGCGTGTCCGGTGGAGGTGCCGGCGGAGCACGCGGCGGTGGTGGCGGCGGTGAACGCGACGGAGCGGAAGCTGCCCGAGGGGCTGCTGCACGAGCCGTTCTTCGAGCGGGCCGCGCTCGCGCCCGACGCACCGGCGGTGATCTGGTCCTCCGGCCGGCTGACGTACGGCGAGCTGGCCGGACGTGCCTGCCGAGTCGCCGAGCAACTGGGGGAGTTGGGGGTGCGGCCGGGTGAGCGGGTCGTGGTGTCGATGCGGAAGGGCTGGGAACAGGTCGCCGCGGTCCTCGGCGTGTTGCGGGCGGGTGGTGTGTATGTGCCCGTGGACCCGACGTTGCCCGCGGAGCGGGTCGGTTATCTGGTGGAGCACACCGAGGCGCGGGTGGTGTTGACTCAGCCGGGGCTGGTGGAGGGGCCGTGGCCGTCGGGTGTACCGGTGGTCGGGGTGGACGACACCGATGCCGAGCCGCGCGGCCACATGGGCCGGCGTACTCCGGCAGACCTGGCGTACGTGATCTTCACGTCGGGTTCGACGGGTGTGCCGAAGGGGGTGATGATCGACCACCGGGGGGCGCGGAACACGCTGGAGGACATCAACGAGCGGGTCGGACTGGGGGCCCGGGACCGGGTGCTGGCGGTGTCGAGCCTGAGTTTCGACCTGTCGGTGTGGGACGTGTTCGGCACTCTGGCGGCGGGTGCGGCCCTGGTGATTCCGGATGCCGGGTCGGACCGTGATCCGGGGCACTGGAGCGAGCTGGCCGACCAGCACGGCGTGACCGTCTGGAACTCGGTTCCGGCCCTGTTCGAGCTGTTCACCGAGTACCGCGCGGCTACCGAACCGCACGCGGGGCTGCGCTGCGCCCTCCTCTCCGGCGACTGGATACCGCTCTCCCTGCCGGAGCGGGCGTGGGGGGTGTTCCCGGGGGTCCGGCTGTTGAGTCTGGGTGGGGCGACGGAGGCGTCGGTGTGGTCGATCCACCATCCGATCGCGGAAGTGGACCCGGAGTGGTCGAGCATCCCGTACGGGACGGCGTTGGCGAACCAGTCGGTGCATGTGCTGGACGGCCGGATGCGGACCCGGCCGGCGTATGCGACCGGTGGGATCTACATCGGTGGCGTGGGGACGGCGTTGGGGTACTGGAAGGACGCGGAGAAGTCCGGGCGTTCCTTCGTGGTGCATCCGCGGAGCGGGGAGCGGTTGTACCGGACGGGGGACCTGGGGCGGTTCTGGCCGGACGGGACGATCGAGTTTTTGGGGCGGGAGGACCAGCAGGTCAAGATCAACGGGTATCGCATCGAGCTGGGCGAGATCGACGCGGCGCTGACCGCACACCCCCGCGTCGATGGCGCCGTCACGATCACCGACAGTGTGGGGCAGGGCGGCAAGCGGCTGGTGTCCTACGTGACGCTCGACGCGGACGTCGAGATCGAGGAGCTGCGGGAGTGGCTGCGGTCGAAGATCCCCGCCTACATGGTGCCGCCGGTCGTGGTGGTGCTGGACGAGATCCCGCTCAGCGGCAACGGCAAGGTCGACCGCAAGGCGCTTCCGGCGCCGGACCGGGGTGACTCGGCGGCCGTCTACACCCCGCCCGCGAGCCCTGTCGAGCACGCGCTGGTCGAGGTGTGGACGGAACTGCTCAACCCGTCCCAGCCGCTGTCGACCGGCGCCAACCTCTTCGAACTCGGCGCCGACTCCCTGCTCGCCCTGCGCGCCACCGCCGCGGCCGACCGGCACGGCCTGCGCCTCCAGCTCGCCGACGTCTTCACCCACCCCACCATCACCCAGCAGGCCCTGGCCGCCGACTCCGTCTCGGTCGGCGCCACGCAAGACGACCCGGTGGGGCCGGCCGGCATGACACCCTCGCAGCACTGGTTCCTCTCCCAGGACCTGCCGCGCCGCCAGCACTGGAACGACGCCTCCTTCCTGCTGGCACTGCAACGACCGCTGGACACGGCCGTCCTGGCCCGCGCCCTCGAACGCGTCCTGGGCCACCACGACGCGCTGCGGCTGCGCTTCGTCCGCGGCGCCGACGGCGGGTGGGCCGCGCGGGTGGCGCCGCACGACGGGACGGAAGAGGAACTGCCCTTCACCGTGCACGACCTGTCGCACTTGGACAGCAGGGCCCAGAAGAAGCAGAGCGTCGAGATCAGCGACCGGCTCCAGGCCAGCCTCGACCTGGGCCACGGACCCCTGCTGCGCATGGCCTACTTCGACATGGGGGACCGCCCGCACTGCGTGCTGTTCCTCGCGCACTGGCTCGCCGTCGACCACTACTCGGGCCGCATCGTCCTGGAGGACCTGCTCGGCTGCTACGCCGACCTGGAGGCCGGCGGCGAAGGACTGCTGCCACCGCGGACGACGTCGTTCCGTGCCTGGACCCGAGGGCTCGCCGAGTACGCGAACGGTGAGGAGGTGACGGCCGAGGCGGCCCACTGGGCGAGCGACGCCCGCCGGAACGCCACCCCCGTCCCGGTGGACCGAACCGAGGGCCCCAACTCGCTGGAGTCGCTGGAGAACGTCACCGTGCGAGTCGACCGCAAGGTGACCGACGCACTGGTGCACCTGCTGCCCCGGCACATCAGGGCAGACCTCTCCGAAGTACTGTGCTCGGCCGCCCTGCGCGCCCTGCACACGACGTACCCGAAGCTGGACGGCACCGCGCGGACGCTGATCGACCTGGAACGCCACGGGCGCGACCTCCCGGTGCCGGGCACCAACGTCAGCCGTACGGTGGGCCGTTTCTCCACCCTGGTCCCGGTGCTGTTCGCCTACGACCCCGCCCTGCCCGCCGACGAGGCCCTGCGCCGGACCCGGGACCAGGTCGACGCCCAGCCCGCCAGGGGCGCCGGACACGGGCTGCTGACGCACCTCTCGGTCCGGCCCGAGGCGGAGGCCGTGCGTGGACTGCCCGCCGCATCCCTCGGGGTGAACTACCTGGGCCAGGTGGACGAGGTCTTCCTGCGCAGTGATCTGCTGAGCGTGCCGCGCATGGCCTACGGCAGTCAGCGCAGCGACGTGGGGACCCGGTTCCGGCTGATCGACCTGATCGGGTTCGTGGTCGCGGGCCGGCTCAACCTGACCGTCGGATTCAGCGCCAACCGGCACTCCGCCGCCACGCGCGAGACGTTCACCGCCGCCCTCGTCGACGAACTCACCGAACTCGCCGCGTGGGTCCGCTGGTTGGAGGGCTGA
- a CDS encoding BlaI/MecI/CopY family transcriptional regulator → MMNPSDADKLGKALGPLGAELLTVLWRNGRGMTVRQVLEQVNHGRSEPLAYTTVMTVLNRLVKRNVLRRTAEGRGFAYEALVRDAADLAVRDVIRDHGVSAVAHFIDQCQAEPQLRSRLMRLVRADPDDT, encoded by the coding sequence ATGATGAACCCTAGCGACGCCGACAAACTGGGCAAGGCCCTGGGGCCGCTCGGCGCCGAGCTGCTCACCGTGCTCTGGCGGAACGGCCGTGGCATGACGGTGCGCCAGGTGCTCGAGCAGGTCAATCACGGGCGGTCGGAGCCCCTCGCGTACACCACCGTCATGACGGTCCTCAACCGCCTGGTGAAACGCAACGTGCTGCGCCGCACCGCGGAAGGCCGAGGATTCGCCTACGAGGCCCTCGTGCGGGACGCGGCCGACCTCGCCGTGCGCGATGTCATCCGGGACCACGGTGTCTCCGCGGTCGCCCACTTCATCGACCAGTGCCAGGCGGAGCCGCAGTTGCGCTCGCGGCTGATGAGACTCGTCCGGGCGGACCCCGACGACACCTGA
- a CDS encoding M56 family metallopeptidase — protein sequence MSWKSAVGAGLVIGALLALALLDVLIYRLLRAWRRRPDAGPSRGVAEVLDILALTGGAAVALVIATVAVTVLVRALVITRRALVRIGEHALPPSRRLLSVAGQVLPGNAVRIVQLDVREPLALTYGLLRPLVAVSTGLVDRATDEELAAVLGHEMHHARRRHPLGRLVVETAASALWFLPVPRILARHVRMRQELSADQAALTLVAPSVVASALMKCLSESGPATLGIGMGGDVALEARVAQLEEGPKRFAHFLGCCHLRRTVLVAVALVGLVLYCCVATVAGGVTAVVP from the coding sequence ATGTCATGGAAGTCGGCCGTCGGTGCGGGCCTCGTCATCGGGGCGCTGCTCGCGCTGGCGCTGCTGGACGTGCTGATCTACAGGCTCCTCAGAGCGTGGCGCCGAAGGCCCGACGCCGGACCGAGCAGGGGCGTCGCGGAGGTGCTCGACATCCTCGCCCTCACCGGCGGGGCGGCGGTCGCGCTGGTCATCGCGACGGTCGCGGTGACGGTGCTGGTGCGGGCGCTGGTGATCACGCGACGCGCCCTGGTGCGGATCGGCGAGCACGCCCTGCCCCCGTCGCGGCGGCTGCTCTCCGTCGCCGGTCAGGTCCTTCCTGGCAACGCTGTCAGAATCGTCCAGCTCGACGTGCGGGAGCCCCTCGCCCTCACGTACGGGCTGCTGAGACCTCTGGTGGCCGTCAGCACCGGCCTGGTGGACCGCGCGACGGACGAGGAGCTGGCGGCGGTGCTCGGGCACGAGATGCACCACGCGCGTCGCCGGCATCCGCTCGGGCGGCTCGTCGTCGAGACGGCCGCCTCCGCCCTGTGGTTCCTGCCCGTCCCGCGCATCCTGGCCCGTCACGTGCGTATGCGCCAGGAACTCTCCGCCGACCAGGCCGCCCTGACGCTGGTCGCGCCCAGCGTCGTCGCCAGCGCCCTGATGAAGTGCCTGTCCGAGAGCGGACCGGCCACCCTCGGCATCGGCATGGGCGGCGACGTGGCACTGGAGGCCAGGGTCGCCCAGCTGGAGGAGGGACCGAAGCGCTTCGCCCACTTCCTGGGCTGCTGTCACCTGCGCCGCACGGTCCTGGTGGCCGTCGCCCTGGTGGGACTGGTCCTGTACTGCTGCGTGGCGACCGTGGCCGGCGGGGTCACCGCCGTAGTGCCCTGA